Proteins encoded together in one Camelina sativa cultivar DH55 chromosome 9, Cs, whole genome shotgun sequence window:
- the LOC104714337 gene encoding DNA-repair protein XRCC1-like, translated as MSQKRNLPSWMSSSDPETSPGKSHSKKPKDEDDKLIKEQTSRNASSNNSQHGKSSNTTEFSKLMDGVVFVLSGFVNPERSTLRSQALAMGATYQPDWNSDSTLLICAFPNTPKFRQVETNCGTIVSKEWITESYTQKKLVGIEQYLMHAGKPWRKSSVPQDAIREKSEQISKKPEKQEEKKRETMGTPSTSSKNRSACNLVKEPFSATEVKKWARDDLTQTISWLESQEEKPEPGEIKRIAAEGVLTCLQDAIDSLEQKQDIGSVTELWSFVPRVVKELGKIESSSKKENSTASKEELCKKAKSWKKMYEAELVKPGEDESSGTKSRETSRVAATGYDSDETVEMTEEEIELAYRNVSLESH; from the exons ATGTCCCAGAAGCGAAATCTTCCTTCTTGGATGAGTTCAAGTGATCCTGAGACTAGTCCAGGTAAGTCTCATAGTAAGAAAcccaaggatgaagatgataagCTTATCAAAGAGCAGACCAGTAGAAATGCCTCTTCCAACAATTCGCAACACGGCAAAAGTTCAAATACTACGGAATTCTCTAAACTTATG GATGGAGTTGTTTTTGTGCTGTCGGGCTTTGTTAACCCTGAGAGGAGCACACTTAGATCACAGGCTTTGGCAATGGGAGCCACATATCAACCTGACTGGAACTCTGACTCTACCTTGTTGATTTGTGCTTTTCCTAACACTCCCAAGTTCCGTCAAGTCGAAACTAACTGTGGAACAATAGTCTCCAAG GAATGGATAACCGAGAGTTATACGCAGAAGAAGTTGGTGGGTATTGAGCAATACCTTATGCATGCTGGAAAACCATGGAGGAAAAGTAGTGTTCCTCAAGATGCTATCCGAG AAAAGAGCGAACAAATTTCTAAAAAACCAGAGaagcaagaagagaaaaaacgAGAAACAATGGGAACACCATCTACCTCATCCAAG AATAGATCAGCTTGCAATCTTGTGAAAGAGCCATTTTCTGCTACGGAGGTGAAGAAATGGGCCAGGGATGACCTAACTCAAACCATCTCATGGTTAGAAAGTCAGGAGGAGAAA CCAGAACCAGGCGAAATCAAGCGAATAGCTGCTGAAGGAGTCTTAACCTGTTTACAAGACGCCATAGATTCTCTTGAACAGAAGCAG GACATTGGATCAGTTACAGAGCTATGGAGCTTTGTCCCTCGTGTAGTGAAGGAGCTTGGAAAGATCGAGTCGTcttctaaaaaagaaaactccaCAGCTTCAAAGGAAGAACTTTGCAAAAAAGCAAAGTCCTGGAAAAAGATGTACGAGGCTGAGCTAGTAAAACCGGGAGAAGATGAATCATCAGGAACAAAAAGCAGAGAGACCTCTCGGGTTGCTGCTACTGGCTATGACAGCGACGAGACTGTTGAAATGACTGAAGAGGAGATCGAACTTGCTTATAGGAACGTTTCTTTAGAGTCTCATTAG
- the LOC104714340 gene encoding N-alpha-acetyltransferase 15, NatA auxiliary subunit, with translation MGASLPTKEANLFKLIVKSYETKQYKKGLKAADAILKKFPDHGETLSMKGLTLNCMDRKTEAYELVRLGVKNDIKSHVCWHVLGLLYRSDREYREAIKCYRNALRIDPDNLEILRDLSLLQAQMRDLSGFVETRQQLLTLKPNHRMNWIGFAVSQHLNANASKAVEILEAYEGTLEDDYPPENELIEHTEMILYKVSLLEESGSFDKALEELRKKQPKIVDKLSYKEQEVSLLSKLGHLEEATKLYRVLLSMNPDNYRYYEGLQKCLGLYSECGQYSSDQIEKLNALYQSLSEQYTRSSAVKRIPLDFLQDENFKEAVANYIKPLLTKGVPSLFSDLSSLYDHPRKPDILEQLVVEMEHSIRTTGSYPGSDVKEPPSTLLWTLFFLAQHYDKRSQYDVAICKIDEAIAHTPTVIDLYSVKSRIMKHAGDLTAAAALADEARGMDLADRYINSECVKRMLQADQVPLAEKTAVLFTKEGDQLNNLHDMQCMWYDLASGDSYFRQGDLGRALKKFLAVEKHYADISEDQFDFHSYCLRKMTLRSYVDMLKFQDRLHSFPYFHKAAIRAIRCYLKLHDSPKSTAEEDEMSKLAPAQKKKIKKQKKAEARAKKEAESKSEESTAGGASKSGKRNVKPVDPDPHGQKLIQVEEPMAEASKYLRLLQTHSPNSLETHLLSFEVNMRKQKIIRAFQAVKQLLILDAENPDSHRSLVKFFLKTGSASAPTTAAEKLRWSFLEAERPSISQLQNKSLMEANKEFLGRHEDSLVHRAAYAEMLYLLDPSKKTEAIKIIEDSTNKVVQTNGAPGPAREWKLKDCIAIHKLLDTVLLDSEAAARWKSRCAEYFPCSTHFEGKRSSVMPDSVYNSSRKSNENGDMPNHPMGQTELSDGQLSLKNLSIST, from the exons ATGGGGGCTTCGCTTCCTACCAAAGAGGCCAACCTATTCAAGCTCATCGTC AAATCATATGAGACTAAGCAGTACAAGAAAGGACTGAAGGCAGCTGATGCCATATTAAAAAAGTTTCCTGATCATGGAG AGACCTTATCGATGAAAGGACTGACTCTAAACTGTATGGACCGCAAAACTGAAGCATATGAGCTTGTTCGGCTTGGAGTGAAG AATGATATCAAAAGTCATGTTTGCTGGCACGTGCTTGGTCTTCTTTACCGGTCAGACAGAGAGTATAGAGAGGCCATCAAATGCTATCGAAATGCTCTTCGAATAGATCCTGATAACCTTGAAATACTCAGAGACCTCTCACTCTTACAG GCACAAATGCGTGACTTATCCGGTTTTGTTGAGACCAGGCAACAGCTTTTGACTTTAAAGCCTAATCACCGAATGAACTGGATCGGCTTTGCAGTCTCCCAGCATTTAAACGCAAA TGCTTCGAAAGCTGTTGAAATTTTGGAAGCGTATGAAGGTACCTTAGAGGATGATTATCCTCCTGAGAACGAGCTAATCGAACATACTGAAATGATTCTTTACAAG GTTTCCTTGCTTGAGGAGAGTGGTTCTTTTGACAAAGCTCTTGAGGAGTTGCGCAAAAAACAGCCGAAAATA GTTGATAAATTGTCTTACAAAGAACAAGAGGTATCTCTTTTGTCAAAGCTTGGTCATCTAGAAGAAGCCACTAAACTCTACAGGGTTTTGCTTTCCATGAACCCTGACAATTACAG ATATTATGAAGGCCTCCAAAAATGCCTTGGATTATATTCAGAATGTGGTCAATATTCTTCCGACCAGATTGAGAAGTTAAATGCCTTGTACCAGTCTCTAAGTGAGCAGTACACTAGGTCATCCGCTGTTAAG AGGATACCATTGGATTTTCTGCAAGATGAAAACTTTAAGGAGGCTGTAGCAAACTACATTAAACCTCTATTGACAAAG GGTGTTCCTTCATTATTTTCTGATCTGTCTTCTCTGTATGATCACCCTCGCAAG CCTGATATATTGGAGCAATTAGTTGTTGAGATGGAACATTCGATTAGGACTACCGGAAGTTACCCTGGAAG TGATGTGAAAGAGCCTCCTTCCACACTATTGTGGACATTGTTTTTCTTGGCTCAG CATTATGACAAGCGTAGTCAATATGATGTTGCGATCTGTAAAATTGACGAAGCCATTGCTCATACGCCGACAGTTATTGATCTGTACTCCGTTAAG AGCCGAATAATGAAGCATGCAGGAGATTTGACTGCCGCTGCTGCACTTGCCGATGAAGCTAGAGGCATGGACCTAGCAGATCGCTATATAAACAGTGAATGCGTTAAGCGTATGTTGCAAGCTGATCAG GTGCCTTTGGCTGAGAAAACTGctgttttatttacaaaagaGGGGGATCAGCTCAACAATCTTCATGACATGCAGTGCATGTG GTATGATCTTGCATCTGGGGATAGTTACTTCCGCCAGGGTGATCTTGGACGTGCTCTCAAGAAGTTTTTGGCTGTGGAGAAGCACTATGCTGACATTTCTGAAGATCAATTTGATTTCCACTCATATTGCTTAAGAAAAATGACGTTGCGTTCATATGTTGACATGCTTAAATTCCAAGACCGATTACACTCATTCCCATATTTCCACAAAGCAGCAATCAGAGCAATCAG GTGCTACCTGAAATTGCATGACTCTCCCAAGTCAActgctgaagaagatgaaatgtcAAAGTTGGCTCCtgctcaaaagaagaaaatcaagaagCAGAAAAAGGCAGAAGCCCGAGCTAAGAAA GAAGCTGAGAGTAAGAGTGAAGAATCAACTGCCGGTGGTGCCTCTAAGTCTGGCAAGCGAAATGTGAAACCTGTAGATCCAGATCCTCATGGGCAGAAGTTAATTCAG GTTGAAGAGCCAATGGCAGAGGCTTCAAAGTACTTGAGACTACTCCAGACTCATTCACCTAATTCGTTGGAGACGCATCTACTTTCCTTTGAGGTCAATATGAGAAAACAGAAGATTATACGTGCATTCCAG GCGGTCAAGCAATTGCTTATATTGGATGCGGAGAACCCTGATTCACATCGTTCCTTG GTTAAATTCTTTCTCAAGACAGGATCGGCAAGTGCTCCAACGACTGCAGCTGAGAAACTTCGTTGGAGTTTCCTAGAGGCGGAGCGGCCATCAATCAG TCAATTGCAGAATAAATCACTAATGGAGGCAAACAAAGAGTTTCTTGGTAGACACGAAG ATTCTTTGGTGCACAGAGCTGCATACGCAGAAATGCTGTACCTTTTAGATCCAAGCAAGAAAACCGAGGCTATCAAAATAATTGAAGACTCAACCAATAAAGTGGTTCAAAC AAATGGAGCTCCAGGACCAGCAAGAGAATGGAAACTCAAAGACTGTATAGCCATTCATAAGCTCCTAGACACAGTTCTCCTCGACTCGGAAGCTGCCGCCA GATGGAAATCACGCTGCGCCGAGTATTTTCCCTGTTCCACTCACTTTGAAGGCAAGCGGAGCTCAGTGATGCCTGATTCAGTGTACAACTCATCTCGTAAGAGCAATGAGAATGGTGACATGCCAAACCATCCAATGGGTCAGACTGAGTTGAGCGACGGACAACTCTCATTGAagaatctctcaatctcaacCTGA
- the LOC104714338 gene encoding E3 ubiquitin-protein ligase At1g63170-like, translated as MDVSSTGRPTTSQTDQDPLLMDLNNPDHIVDITSIDSSSRSSIDDLTPHLVEQETTSSSSSSSNGGTRHLPHPSPLTPPQQRSTTTSSRRGDDANARPRSPLNSGLWISVELVVTVAQIVAAIVVMVLAKDEHPEAPLFTWVVGYTSGCIATLPILYWRFRTYNRSTGQDSSQRATTSSQGNNNNPSESTPYTAVSVAQAADEENGTELSAAPRNNQVRESLRTRLNGLVDHFKMAIDCFFAVWFVVGNVWIFGGHSSPSDSPKLYRLCIAFLTFSCIGYAMPFILCATICCCLPCLISVLGFRENFSQTRGATAEAINTLPVYRFKSKSRNDLEFSEEGEGGFLLLGSQKKRLISGEDASCCICLTRYGDDEEVRELPCSHVFHVDCVDKWLKINATCPLCKNEVGESSSASS; from the exons ATGGATGTTTCTTCAACTGGACGACCAACTACATCCCAAACTGATCAAGATCCTTTGTTAATGGACCTCAATAACCCTGATCACATCGTTGATATCACTAGCATTGACTCTTCATCAAGATCTTCCATCGATGACTTAACTCCTCACCTTGTTGAACAAGagacaacatcatcatcatcatcatcatcaaatggtGGTACACGACACTTGCCCCATCCATCTCCGTTGACTCCTCCTCAGCAGAGAtcaacaacaacttcttctaGGAGAGGAGATGATGCCAATGCTCGCCCTAGGAGTCCTTTGAATTCTGGCCTTTGGATCTCTGTTGAGTTAGTTGTCACTGTGGCTCAAATTGTTGCTGCCATAGTTGTTATGGTTCTCGCTAAAGATGAACATCCAGAAGCGCCGTTGTTTACTTGGGTCGTTGGATATACTTCTGGCTGTATTGCCACTCTCCCTATTCTCTATTGGCGTTTTCGCACTTATAACCGAAGTACAGGGCAAGATTCTTCACAACGTGCTACTACCTCTTCTCAAGGCAATAATAATAACCCTTCAGAGTCCACACCTTATACTGCCGTCTCAGTTGCTCAAGCAGCAGATGAAGAAAACGGCACCGAGTTGAGTGCAGCTCCTAGAAACAATCAAGTTAGGGAAAGCTTAAGAACAAG ACTCAACGGTCTGGTGGACCACTTCAAGATGGCCATTGATTGTTTCTTTGCGGTGTGGTTTGTTGTGGGGAATGTATGGATATTTGGAGGTCACTCATCTCCTTCTGATTCTCCTAAACTGTACAG GTTATGTATAGCGTTCCTTACTTTTAGTTGCATTGGATATGCAATGCCATTCATACTATGTGCAACCATATGCTGTTGTTTGCCTTGCTTAATCTCTGTTCTCGGATTTCGAGAGAACTTCTCACAAACTAGAGGAGCCACTGCAGAGGCCATCAACACACTGCCTGTCTACAGGTTCAAATCAAAAAGTAGAAATGATTTGGAATTTTCAGAGGAAGGTGAAGGTGGGTTTCTTCTGTTGGGATCCCAAAAGAAACGTCTTATATCAGGGGAGGATGCC AGCTGTTGCATCTGCTTGACTAGATATGGAGATGACGAAGAAGTAAGAGAGCTGCCATGCTCACATGTCTTCCATGTAGATTGTGTAGATAAATGGCTTAAAATCAATGCGACTTGCCCTCTCTGTAAAAATGAGGTCGGAGAAAGCAGCAGTGCTTCCTCATAG